Proteins encoded within one genomic window of Actinoplanes octamycinicus:
- a CDS encoding sugar nucleotide-binding protein — MRMLVVGGSGLLGREVVRQARIAGHEITATFRSQPIGSGGRRLDIRDRAAVRALVAAVRPEVIVNAAYQQADWAATADGGMHVAAAAAATGARLVHVSSDAIFSGRAESYDEAATPDPVTPYGAAKAAAELAVRGLVPDAAVVRTSLIIGGGRSVIERFVRELASGERTGALFSDDIRCPVHVTDLAAAVLELAAAARPGVHNVAGPEAISRHRLGVLIARRDGLDESALPVALRAGSGLPGALAVRLDCAATQARLVTRLRGAGEFLAPAVTAA, encoded by the coding sequence ATGAGGATGCTGGTCGTCGGGGGTAGCGGGCTGCTCGGCCGAGAAGTGGTCCGGCAGGCGCGGATCGCGGGTCACGAGATCACCGCGACCTTCCGCAGCCAGCCCATCGGATCCGGCGGACGTCGCCTCGACATCCGGGACCGGGCCGCGGTGCGCGCGCTCGTGGCCGCGGTCCGACCGGAGGTGATCGTCAACGCGGCCTATCAGCAGGCCGACTGGGCGGCCACCGCGGACGGGGGCATGCACGTCGCGGCCGCGGCCGCCGCGACCGGCGCACGCCTGGTGCACGTCTCCAGCGACGCGATCTTCTCCGGACGGGCGGAGTCCTACGACGAGGCCGCGACGCCGGACCCGGTCACGCCCTACGGTGCGGCCAAGGCCGCCGCCGAACTCGCGGTCCGCGGCCTGGTTCCGGACGCCGCTGTGGTACGCACCTCGCTGATCATCGGCGGTGGCCGGTCGGTGATCGAGCGCTTCGTCCGGGAGCTGGCCTCCGGGGAGCGGACCGGCGCGCTGTTCTCCGACGACATCCGCTGCCCGGTGCACGTCACCGACCTGGCCGCGGCCGTGCTGGAGCTGGCCGCCGCGGCCCGCCCGGGGGTCCACAACGTCGCCGGCCCGGAGGCGATCTCCCGGCACCGCCTGGGGGTGTTGATCGCCCGCCGGGACGGCCTGGACGAGTCCGCGCTGCCGGTCGCGCTGCGCGCCGGGAGCGGCCTGCCGGGCGCGCTCGCCGTGCGGCTCGACTGCGCCGCCACCCAGGCCCGGCTGGTCACCCGGTTGCGCGGCGCCGGCGAATTCCTGGCCCCGGCCGTCACCGCGGCGTAA
- a CDS encoding alpha/beta fold hydrolase, whose protein sequence is MPTDSGKTVLVHPQPPRRSTHAHGSPRNRLVYDRWGRFGRPVLLLHGLFYDRTMWWPVAAELDGGCAAVAVDLPGHGDSAARPDLSGLVTDLAALVHRLDLHRAPVLVGHGAGAVLAHEFASRYVVQTVITVDDGDVSVVPEAYRQFAVRKPDAEVAATYREWSGVPVGAAPQAHVADGPFPHLRDPAAFAAVLHGLI, encoded by the coding sequence GTGCCGACCGATTCAGGGAAGACCGTTCTCGTGCATCCACAGCCGCCGCGCCGCAGCACCCACGCCCACGGGAGTCCCCGGAACCGCCTGGTCTACGACCGGTGGGGCCGGTTCGGACGTCCGGTGCTGCTGCTGCACGGGCTGTTCTACGACCGGACGATGTGGTGGCCGGTCGCCGCGGAGCTGGACGGCGGCTGCGCGGCGGTGGCGGTGGACCTGCCCGGACACGGTGACTCGGCGGCCCGGCCCGACCTGTCCGGGCTGGTCACCGACCTCGCGGCGCTGGTCCACCGGCTGGACCTGCACCGGGCGCCGGTGCTGGTCGGGCACGGCGCCGGGGCGGTGCTGGCGCACGAGTTCGCCAGCCGGTACGTGGTGCAGACGGTGATCACGGTGGACGACGGGGACGTGTCTGTCGTACCCGAGGCGTACCGTCAGTTCGCTGTCCGAAAGCCGGACGCGGAGGTGGCCGCGACCTACCGGGAGTGGTCCGGGGTGCCGGTCGGCGCGGCGCCGCAGGCGCACGTCGCCGACGGCCCGTTCCCGCACCTGCGGGACCCGGCGGCCTTCGCGGCGGT